From the genome of Saccharomyces eubayanus strain FM1318 chromosome X, whole genome shotgun sequence, one region includes:
- a CDS encoding aldo-keto reductase superfamily protein, translating to MVPKFYKFSNGYKIPSIALGTYDIPRSQTAEIVYEGAKCGYRHFDTAVLYGNEKEVGDGIKKWLDEDPENNKREDIFYTTKLWNSQNGYKRAKAAIQQCLSEVSGLKYIDLLLIHSPLEGSKLRLETWQAMQEAVDEGKVKSIGVSNYGKKHVDELLNWPQLKHKPVVNQIEISPWIMRQELADYCKSKNLVVEAFAPLCHGYKMTDPDLLKVCKEVDRNPGQVLIRWSLQHGYLPLPKTKTVKRLEGNLAAYNFELSDDQMKILDHPDAYEPTDWECTDAP from the coding sequence ATGGTCCCGAAATTCtacaaattttcaaatggCTACAAAATCCCAAGCATTGCCTTGGGTACTTACGATATCCCGAGATCACAAACCGCTGAAATCGTCTATGAAGGTGCCAAGTGCGGTTACCGCCATTTTGATACCGCAGTGCTGTATGgtaatgaaaaggaagtcGGTGACGGTATTAAGAAGTGGTTGGACGAAGATCcagaaaacaacaaacgTGAGGACATTTTCTATACTACTAAGCTATGGAATTCCCAAAACGGGTATAAGAGAGCTAAAGCAGCCATTCAGCAATGTTTGAGTGAAGTCTCTGGGTTAAAATACATTGATCTCCTATTGATTCATTCACCATTGGAAGGTTCCAAATTGAGACTAGAGACATGGCAGGCTATGCAAGAGGCCGTTGACGAAGGAAAGGTTAAGTCTATAGGTGTTTCCAATTACGGGAAGAAACATGTCGATGAACTTTTGAATTGGCCACAACTGAAACATAAGCCGGTGGTCAACCAAATTGAGATTTCTCCTTGGATTATGAGGCAAGAATTGGCAGATTATTGTAAATCTAAAAACCTTGTCGTTGAAGCTTTCGCTCCATTGTGTCATGGTTACAAAATGACTGATCCAGACCTGTTGAAAGTATGTAAAGAGGTGGATCGTAATCCGGGTCAAGTACTAATCCGTTGGTCTCTACAACACGGTTATTTACCATTGCCGAAGACCAAAACCGTTAAAAGATTAGAAGGCAACCTTGCGGCTTACAATTTTGAATTGTCAGATGACcagatgaaaattttagaTCATCCTGACGCTTACGAGCCTACCGATTGGGAATGTACAGATGCGCCATAA
- the ADO1 gene encoding adenosine kinase, whose amino-acid sequence MSAPLVVLGNPLLDFQADVTAEYLAKYSLKDNDAILVDAKSGDAKLAIFDELLQMPGSKLVAGGAAQNTARGAAYVLGAGQVVYFGSVGKDKFSERLLNENEKAGVKSMYQVQTDVGTGKCAALITGHNRSLVTDLGAANFFTPDHLDKHWDLVEAAKLFYIGGFHLTVSPDAIVKLGQHAKENNKPLVLNLSAPFIPHVFKDALARVLPYATIIIANESEAEAFCDAFQLGCANTDLEAIAQKIVKDSAVDKTVIFTHGVEPTVVVSSKGTATYAVKPLDSSKIVDTNGAGDAFAGGFMAGLTQGKDLETSIDMGQWLAALSIQEVGPSYPSQKLSFSK is encoded by the coding sequence ATGTCCGCTCCATTGGTAGTATTGGGTAACCCCCTTCTAGATTTCCAGGCTGATGTCACGGCTGAATACTTGGCCAAGTATTCGCTAAAAGACAACGACGCCATCTTAGTCGACGCCAAGTCCGGTGATGCCAAGCTAGCCATTTTCGATGAGCTCTTGCAGATGCCTGGCTCCAAGCTTGTTGCCGGTGGTGCTGCGCAGAACACCGCCAGAGGCGCTGCCTATGTCTTGGGCGCCGGCCAGGTTGTCTACTTCGGTTCCGTCGGTAAGGACAAGTTCAGTGAAAGATTGCttaacgaaaatgaaaaagctGGTGTCAAGTCCATGTACCAGGTACAAACCGACGTCGGCACCGGTAAGTGTGCCGCTTTGATCACTGGCCACAACAGATCCTTGGTCACTGACTTGGGTGCCGCTAACTTCTTCACCCCAGACCACTTGGACAAGCACTGGGACTTGGTTGAAGCCGCCAAGCTCTTCTACATCGGCGGGTTCCATTTGACTGTGTCTCCAGACGCGATCGTCAAGTTGGGCCAACACGCCaaggaaaacaacaagCCATTGGTTTTGAACTTGAGTGCTCCCTTCATCCCTCACGTCTTCAAAGACGCATTAGCCAGAGTCTTGCCTTACGccaccatcatcatcgctAACGAATCTGAAGCCGAGGCCTTCTGCGATGCCTTCCAGTTGGGCTGCGCCAACACCGACTTGGAGGCCATTGCTCAAAAAATCGTTAAGGACTCTGCAGTTGACAAGACCGTCATCTTCACTCACGGTGTCGAACCAACCGTCGTCGTGTCCTCCAAGGGCACCGCCACCTACGCCGTCAAGCCCTTGGACTCCTCCAAGATCGTCGACACCAACGGTGCCGGAGACGCCTTTGCTGGTGGGTTCATGGCCGGGTTGACCCAAGGAAAGGACTTGGAAACCTCTATTGACATGGGTCAATGGTTGGCTGCTTTGTCTATCCAAGAAGTCGGTCCTTCTTACCCCTCCCAAAAATTATCTTTCTCTAAATAG
- the AIM25 gene encoding Aim25p — MLPITRSCVRHFTTLSKTLTNSPGRIVRNGSFRRINRETNLRINTPPLYTFSGSSNNDTIKVHDPIATTILNEPTVIIERQIEFMNVFLGFEQANKYAILDVNGNKIASMMERDFSITKAIMRQFYRLHRPFLVDVFDNWGNVIMTIKRPFSFINSHIKTIVPPSAYVDNGSGTTQYHDGKDGTVVGETIQNWHLWRRRYELFQKDGAEGSSFDQFGKIDAPFLSFDFPVLDANGKIMASVDRNWVGLGREMFTDTGVYVVRFDSQRCFKDIYHDEMLSDQVLSLDQRAVLLANAVSIDFDYFSRHSRQSGGFLPFGGGYDE, encoded by the coding sequence ATGCTCCCCATCACACGGTCATGTGTGAGGCATTTCACTACGCTAAGCAAAACGCTTACAAATTCCCCCGGTAGAATTGTAAGAAATGGTTCATTTAGAAGGATAAATCGTGAAACGAATTTAAGGATAAATACGCCACCTCTATATACATTTAGTGGTAGTAGTAATAACGATACGATAAAGGTACATGACCCCATAGCTACCACGATTTTAAATGAGCCCACTGTCATCATTGAAAGACAGATTGAATTTATGAATGTCTTCTTAGGATTCGAGCAAGCCAATAAATATGCCATTTTGGATGTAAATGGGAACAAAATTGCTTCAATGATGGAGAGAGATTTCTCAATAACGAAGGCTATAATGAGGCAGTTCTATCGTCTACATAGACCGTTCTTAGTGGACGTCTTCGATAATTGGGGGAACGTCATAATGACAATCAAAAGGCCCTTTTCATTTATCAACTCTCATATCAAAACTATCGTCCCACCATCTGCGTATGTTGATAATGGTAGTGGCACCACACAGTATCACGATGGCAAAGATGGAACAGTGGTGGGGGAGACCATCCAGAATTGGCATCTTTGGAGGCGCCGTTATGAATTATTCCAGAAAGACGGGGCAGAGGGTTCTTCGTTTGACCAGTTTGGTAAGATAGATGCGCCATTTTTATCATTCGATTTCCCTGTGTTAGATGCCAATGGTAAGATAATGGCCAGTGTAGATAGAAACTGGGTTGGGCTAGGTAGAGAAATGTTCACGGATACAGGTGTGTACGTTGTTAGATTTGACTCGCAAAGATGTTTCAAGGACATCTATCACGATGAAATGTTAAGTGATCAAGTGCTGAGTTTGGATCAAAGAGCAGTTTTATTAGCAAACGCCGTCTCCATTGATTTCgattatttttcaagacatTCCAGGCAGTCAGGAGGATTTCTTCCATTTGGTGGCGGTTACGACGAGTAG
- the VPS25 gene encoding ESCRT-II subunit protein VPS25, whose protein sequence is MMASLPPVYSFPPLYTRQPNSLTRRQQLSTWIDIISQYCKSKKIWYMSADGTVIDDDRSENGKTDNEDSKKVGKNLFNNEEIQRSVSQVFIDEIWSQMVKEGKCLPIDQSGRKSNNTTTTRYFILWKNLDNWASLILQWFEDSGKLNQVITLYELSESDETLSWEFHGMPENLLYYSLKPLCDRNRATMLKDENGKVIAIKVV, encoded by the coding sequence ATGATGGCTTCATTACCTCCAGTGTATTCATTCCCGCCGCTTTACACACGGCAGCCCAATTCTTTAACGAGAAGACAACAGCTAAGTACGTGGATAGATATCATATCACAATATTGTaagagcaaaaaaatctggTACATGTCAGCCGATGGCACTGTGATCGATGACGACAGATCAGAAAATGGGAAAACAGATAACGAAGATTCGAAAAAAGTCGGTAAGAACCTTTTCAATAAcgaagaaattcaaagatcTGTATCGCAGGTATTTATCGATGAAATTTGGTCACAAATGGTGAAAGAAGGCAAGTGTTTACCTATTGACCAAAGTGGTAGGAAAAGTAACAATACCACAACTACGAGATATTTCATACTGTGGAAAAACTTGGACAACTGGGCTTCATTGATATTGCAGTGGTTCGAAGACTCCGGGAAGCTGAACCAAGTCATTACGTTATACGAATTGAGCGAAAGTGATGAGACTTTAAGTTGGGAATTCCACGGTATGCCGGAAAACTTGTTATATTATTCTTTGAAGCCATTGTGTGATAGAAACAGGGCTACGATGCTTAAGGATGAAAATGGCAAAGTAATTGCCATTAAAGTTGTTTAG
- the YUH1 gene encoding ubiquitin-specific protease YUH1, whose translation MSGKERAVVPIESNPVVFTEFAHKLGLQKEWAFFDIYSLTETELLAFLPRPVKAIVLLFPINEKGNSTVNDQSSKARSTDVIWFKQSVKNACGLYAILHSLSNNRSLLEPGSDLIKFLESQSNSATPRTMFDDAIADQFVLDVINDNTQTFSTGQSEAPEATVDINLHYITYVEENGEIFELDGRKLSGPISLGESDPTAADLIEQDIVRQRVASYMKSADKEDVLNFAMLGLGPNWE comes from the coding sequence ATGAGCGGAAAGGAGCGTGCCGTGGTACCAATTGAATCAAACCCTGTAGTTTTTACAGAATTTGCACACAAATTAGGCTTACAAAAGGAATGGGCATTTTTCGATATATATAGCTTAACAGAGACTGAATTATTGGCATTTTTACCAAGGCCAGTAAAGGCCATCGTGCTGCTATTCCcaataaatgaaaagggCAATTCAACTGTTAACGACCAAAGTTCAAAGGCAAGAAGTACAGATGTTATATGGTTTAAACAATCAGTCAAAAACGCGTGTGGTTTGTATGCAATCCTTCATTCATTGAGCAATAACCGGTCATTGTTGGAACCAGGATCCgacttgataaaatttctAGAATCTCAAAGTAACAGTGCAACTCCGAGAACTATGTTTGATGATGCAATCGCTGATCAATTTGTCTTGGATGTAATTAATGATAATACACAAACATTTTCTACCGGCCAATCAGAAGCACCTGAAGCTACGGTGGACATTAATCTGCATTACATCACATACGTTGAAGAGAATGGTGAGATATTTGAGTTGGATGGAAGAAAGCTAAGTGGGCCCATTTCCTTAGGTGAAAGCGATCCAACTGCCGCTGATCTGATTGAACAGGACATAGTCAGACAAAGAGTTGCGTCATATATGAAGAGTGCTGATAAAGAGGATGTATTAAATTTTGCCATGCTAGGATTAGGCCCCAACTGGGAATGA
- the ECM27 gene encoding Ecm27p encodes MDWAIKVAHPELLYGDPKLSIAFIVPSLLHIIIAFVLLGICASDFLCPNVAHISDPNSLRSNGSLVAKPASHASHTGALMAILLSWCNSSPDLFSNLVSWATSTRETRSASASLSIGEVLGACGIIMCIVEGSIFMIMSRTQIEISQIQKLSIIRDLVFTLVAMCMMSYISFMNQVTVLNCLLMVFLYAFYLVVKLTFKFNHSPEPAANVGADSDLRENSVSPSSDDSLMASGLLPPVQPGFDVSNSLTHGIKPSLLSAMDFNSFLSMLENSSMEEDDSRNEMAELTTLRSLTPAKYWPAITTAAAGAAERPFSEPTNGFGQYADSDRAINSSPAMFAPYHDNSDDEESEERTSLEPPIHDHFRTREMRRISKKSAGWILKIFLPHLSNFSQKSTSDAIFSIITIPFFIVFKLSCPQPPTDMLSYDATLNKYSLTTLPIVLLFIQSVTAPFLFCNTLSVLLAAHLGYFVYLLPFIVSLGLILLLTVFITKVNLHNKFTLSLDSSNILQEKLQKRKLLERLNTCIQVIFLAVGIINIILWISLLANCLIEMMEIYQQILGLSKAILGLTIFAWGNSIGDLISNISMCRLYKTQTHHQERIHLATKFFMISCASCLGGVMLNSMGGIGFSGLVAMLFIGVFNDNDWWFLRKVKLQEPSQLDDGLNYKFVVSCIFIILQIILLLLFFGGPKDIKRYLARDMKLVGMCMCGLWALATLINVLLELFQ; translated from the coding sequence ATGGACTGGGCAATCAAAGTGGCCCATCCGGAATTACTGTACGGGGACCCTAAATTGTCGATAGCGTTTATTGTGCCGAGCCTGTTACACATCATCATAGCGTTCGTGTTACTAGGCATCTGCGCGTCTGACTTTCTTTGCCCCAATGTGGCCCATATTTCAGACCCCAACAGTCTTCGATCGAATGGTTCGTTAGTAGCGAAACCAGCGTCCCATGCTTCTCATACGGGGGCCTTAATGGCGATTCTGCTGTCATGGTGTAATTCTTCACCTGACCTGTTCTCAAACCTGGTGAGCTGGGCGACCTCTACCAGAGAAACAAGGTCTGCTTCAGCATCGCTCTCTATCGGCGAAGTGCTAGGTGCGTGCGGAATCATCATGTGCATCGTGGAAGGTTCCATCTTCATGATTATGTCCAGAACCCAGATTGAAATCTCGCAGATCCAAAAACTTTCTATTATTAGGGATTTGGTATTCACTTTGGTCGCCATGTGCATGATGAGTTACATTTCTTTTATGAACCAGGTCACTGTGCTAAATTGCCTTTTAatggtttttctttacgCATTTTATTTAGTCGTTAAACTGACTTTTAAATTCAATCATTCCCCAGAACCCGCTGCTAACGTTGGTGCTGACTCGGACCTCAGGGAGAACTCTGTCTCTCCGTCTTCAGATGACTCGCTTATGGCCTCAGGCCTACTACCGCCTGTACAGCCCGGCTTTGACGTGTCTAATTCTTTAACACACGGCATCAAGCCAAGTTTACTATCTGCCATGGATTTTAATAGTTTCTTATCAATGCTCGAAAACTCGTCCATGGAGGAAGATGACTCAAGGAATGAAATGGCTGAACTAACTACCTTGCGTAGCCTCACACCAGCTAAATACTGGCCCGCTATTACAACAGCTGCTGCTGGCGCGGCTGAACGACCCTTTAGTGAGCCAACAAACGGCTTTGGGCAATATGCTGATTCTGATAGAGCCATAAATAGTTCTCCTGCAATGTTCGCTCCTTACCACGATAACTCTGACGACGAAGAATCTGAAGAACGGACATCACTAGAACCCCCAATACATGATCACTTCAGGACACGGGAGATGCGACGAATCTCAAAGAAATCTGCAGGTTGGATcttaaaaatatttttaccACATTTGTCgaatttttctcaaaaatcTACCTCAGATGCGATATTCTCCATTATCACCattccatttttcattgtgTTCAAATTATCATGCCCACAACCACCTACAGATATGCTCAGTTATGACGCTACCCTAAacaaatattctttaacaACTTTGCCCATAGTTTTGTTATTTATTCAGTCGGTTACTGCGCCATTCCTCTTTTGCAATACGCTTTCTGTTCTTCTGGCCGCCCATCTGGGATATTTCGTTTATCTTCTCCCTTTTATTGTATCCCTTGGTTTAATTCTACTATTAACGGTGTTTATCACAAAGGTAAATTTGCATAATAAATTCACTCTATCGTTAGATAGCTCGAATATTctacaagaaaaactacaaaaaagaaagttacTCGAAAGACTCAATACCTGCATCCAGGTGATTTTCTTGGCCGTCGGGATAATAAATATTATACTATGGATATCCCTTTTAGCCAACTGTCTTATTGAAATGATGGAAATATATCAACAAATATTGGGATTATCGAAAGCCATACTGGGCCTAACTATTTTTGCATGGGGTAATTCAATTGGTGATCTGATCTCCAATATTTCCATGTGCAGGCTTTACAAGACGCAAACTCATCATCAAGAAAGGATACACTTGGCAACGAAGTTTTTCATGATATCATGTGCATCTTGTTTGGGTGGTGTAATGCTAAACTCCATGGGCGGTATAGGTTTCAGTGGGCTAGTTGCAATGCTTTTTATTGGCGTTTTTAATGATAACGACTGGTGGTTTTTAAGAAAAGTCAAATTACAAGAGCCGAGCCAACTTGACGATGGATTAAATTACAAATTCGTCGTTTCTtgcattttcattatcctACAGATTATTCTCTTGCTTCTATTCTTTGGCGGACCGAAGGATATTAAGCGATACCTCGCAAGAGATATGAAGTTAGTCGGAATGTGTATGTGCGGGTTATGGGCACTCGCCACTTTAATTAATGTACTTCTAGAGCTTTTTCAGTAG
- the URA8 gene encoding CTP synthase URA8: protein MKYVIVSGGVISGIGKGVLASSTGMLLKTLGLKVTSIKIDPYMNIDAGTMSPLEHGECFVLDDGGETDLDLGNYERYLGITLSKDHNITTGKIYSHVISRERKGDYLGKTVQIVPHLTNAIQSWIERVSRIPVDDTGLEPDVCIIELGGTVGDIESAPFVEALRQFQFKVGRENFALIHVSLVPVIHGEQKTKPTQAAIKDLRSLGLIPDMIACRCTEELSAATIDKIAMFCHVGPEQVVNVHDVNSTYHVPLLLLKQHMIDYLHTRLNLESVPLTSEDKERGSQLLAGWEAMTKSLDDSDDVVKIALVGKYTNLKDSYLSVTKSLEHASMKCRRQLEILWVEASDLEPETQELDKNKFHESWNKLSSADGILVPGGFGSRGIEGMVLAAKWARESGVPFLGVCLGLQVAAIEFSRHVMGRPNSSSTEFLDESLLKPEDQVVIYMPEIDKEHMGGTMRLGLRPTIFQPGSESSRIRKLYGGASEVHERHRHRYEINPALVDEMESRGLVFVGKDETGQRCEIFELKGHPYYVGAQYHPEYTSKVLEPSRPFLGLVAAASGMLDELVQGMNTMNE from the coding sequence atgaaatacGTTATTGTTTCTGGTGGTGTTATCTCAGGCATCGGTAAGGGTGTTCTAGCTTCCTCCACGGGGATGCTACTGAAGACGCTTGGTCTCAAAGTCACTTCTATCAAAATTGACCCTTATATGAACATCGATGCGGGGACGATGTCTCCCTTGGAGCATGGTGagtgttttgttcttgatgatgGTGGAGAAACTGATTTGGACCTCGGAAACTACGAAAGATACCTCGGTATAACCTTAAGCAAAGACCATAATATCACCACTGGTAAGATATATTCTCATGTTATTTccagagaaagaaaaggcGATTATTTGGGAAAGACTGTACAAATTGTTCCTCATTTGACTAATGCGATCCAGAGCTGGATTGAGCGTGTTTCAAGAATTCCAGTGGACGATACAGGCTTGGAACCTGACGTCTGTATCATTGAATTGGGTGGTACTGTAGGTGATATTGAAAGTGCACCTTTTGTGGAAGCGTTACGTCAATTCCAGTTCAAAGTTGGCAGAGAGAACTTTGCGCTAATCCATGTCTCATTGGTGCCTGTTATCCATGGCGAACAAAAGACCAAACCTACTCAGGCTGCAATCAAAGATTTAAGATCACTGGGACTTATCCCTGACATGATTGCCTGTAGATGTACCGAAGAACTAAGCGCAGCCACGATCGATAAGATCGCCATGTTTTGCCACGTGGGACCCGAGCAAGTAGTCAACGTTCATGATGTTAACTCGACGTACCACGTACCCCTGCTGTTACTGAAACAACACATGATCGACTATCTACATACAAGATTGAACTTAGAAAGTGTTCCATTGACTTCAGAGGACAAGGAAAGGGGATCCCAATTGTTGGCCGGCTGGGAGGCCATGACCAAGAGCCTGGATGATTCCGACGATGTGGTTAAGATTGCCCTTGTTGGCAAATATACGAATTTGAAGGACTCGTACTTATCAGTGACGAAATCGCTAGAACATGCAAGCATGAAATGTCGCCGCCAATTAGAAATCCTTTGGGTGGAGGCAAGTGACCTGGAACCCGAGACCCAAGAGCTGGACAAGAACAAGTTCCACGAGTCATGGAACAAACTCAGCTCCGCCGACGGCATCTTGGTTCCCGGTGGGTTTGGCTCGAGGGGCATAGAAGGTATGGTCCTTGCCGCCAAATGGGCCCGTGAAAGCGGTGTTCCCTTCCTGGGAGTGTGTCTTGGGTTGCAGGTTGCTGCCATCGAGTTTTCCCGTCATGTGATGGGCCGCCCAAACAGCAGCTCTACAGAATTTTTGGACGAGTCGCTATTAAAACCTGAGGACCAAGTAGTCATATACATGCCCGAAATCGACAAGGAACACATGGGCGGAACGATGAGACTGGGGTTGAGGCCCACGATCTTCCAACCAGGCTCGGAATCGAGCCGGATAAGGAAGCTGTACGGCGGTGCTAGCGAAGTACACGAGAGACACCGCCATCGGTACGAGATTAATCCTGCGTTGGTGGACGAGATGGAGTCACGTGGCCTTGTTTTTGTGGGCAAGGACGAAACCGGCCAGCGTTGCGAAATATTCGAGTTGAAAGGCCACCCTTACTACGTGGGGGCCCAATACCATCCGGAATACACTTCCAAAGTGTTGGAGCCATCGAGGCCGTTCTTGGGGCTTGTGGCTGCAGCCTCCGGAATGCTTGACGAGTTGGTCCAGGGCATGAACACCATGAATGAAtaa
- the SOD1 gene encoding superoxide dismutase SOD1, translated as MVQAVAVLKGDAGVSGVVKFEQASESEPTTVSYEISGNSPNALRGFHIHEFGDATNGCVSAGPHFNPFKKTHGAPTDEVRHVGDMGNLKTDANGVAKGSFQDKLIKLFGVNSVVGRSVVIHAGQDDLGKGDTEESLKTGNAGPRPACGVIGITN; from the coding sequence ATGGTTCAAGCTGTCGCAGTGTTAAAGGGTGATGCCGGTGTTTCCGGTGTCGTCAAGTTCGAGCAAGCCTCCGAATCTGAGCCAACCACTGTCTCCTACGAAATCTCTGGTAACAGCCCCAATGCTCTTCGCGGGTTCCACATCCACGAGTTCGGGGATGCCACTAACGGCTGTGTCTCTGCCGGCCCCCACTTCAACCCTTTCAAGAAGACCCACGGTGCGCCAACCGACGAAGTCAGACACGTTGGTGACATGGGTAACTTGAAGACCGACGCCAATGGTGTAGCCAAGGGCTCTTTCCAAGACAAGCTGATCAAGTTGTTCGGTGTCAATTCCGTCGTCGGCAGAAGTGTCGTCATCCATGCTGGTCAAGATGACTTGGGTAAGGGTGACACTGAAGAGTCTTTGAAGACCGGTAACGCCGGCCCAAGACCTGCCTGTGGTGTCATTGGTATAACTAACTAA
- the JJJ3 gene encoding Jjj3p, which yields MSLANSLTHYEILRIPSDASQEEIKKAYRDRLLNTHPDKLTKSENNRVNTVTINKIQDAYRILSNNQTRVEYDKMILENYKKQGFHNCGDGLDEFSLDDFSFDDEKLEFMMNCPRCQFANGFHFNENLLDECIDNVNIIEQSHDGYQLLTQCSACSLWLKVNFDVEEE from the coding sequence atgtCATTAGCGAATTCACTAACGCACTACGAAATCTTAAGAATCCCATCAGATGCTTcacaagaagaaattaaaaaagcaTATAGGGACCGTCTTCTGAATACGCATCCTGACAAGCTTACTAAGAGTGAAAATAACAGAGTAAATACCGTTAcgataaataaaatacaaGACGCTTATAgaatattatcaaataaTCAAACACGTGTTGAATATGACAAGATGATCCTTGAGAACTATAAAAAGCAAGGATTTCATAATTGTGGTGACGGGCTAGACGAGTTTTCACTGGACGATTTCTCATTTGATGACGAAAAGCTCGAGTTTATGATGAATTGTCCTCGTTGCCAATTTGCCAACGGGTTCCACTTCAACGAAAATCTCCTAGACGAATGCATTGATAACGTAAACATCATTGAACAGAGCCATGATGGATATCAATTGTTAACCCAATGTAGTGCGTGCAGTTTATGGCTAAAAGTTAATTTTGATGTCGAGGAAGAGTGA
- the RSM26 gene encoding mitochondrial 37S ribosomal protein mS42, whose protein sequence is MFVIKRGIHTVPRLPNTKALLQKGVPKVLSSSGFKVAWXDYQQYLCDKLTLATAGQSLESYHPFHILLKTAGNPLQSNIFNLASSVHNNHLFMENILPSITESDSDSPIGKTEPSRLFLSRIQDSFNGSDWDVVKEEMIHRSENEVLGQGWLFLVENSEKKLFILTCQNNGTPYYFPRNQTFDLNSAISIDEFGTLKQMKEMIENSTKLNGKVQDWTMPLICVNLWDHAYLHDYGVGNRSEYVKNVLDNLNWSVVNNRLFSDMSK, encoded by the coding sequence ATGTTTGTTATTAAAAGAGGTATCCACACGGTACCAAGGCTACCCAATACTAAAGCACTACTACAAAAGGGAGTTCCCAAAGTACTCAGTTCTTCTGGTTTCAAGGTAGCATGGAYCGACTACCAGCAGTACCTGTGTGATAAGCTGACGCTAGCTACTGCAGGGCAGTCTCTCGAGTCATATCATCCATTCCATATACTGCTGAAAACTGCAGGGAACCCATTACAAtccaatattttcaatttagcTTCATCTGTTCATAATAATCACTTGTTTATGGAGAATATTCTTCCTTCTATTACCGAAAGTGATAGTGATTCTCCAATAGGGAAGACAGAACCATCCAGGCTATTTTTGTCCAGAATCCAAGACTCGTTCAACGGCAGTGACTGGGACGTagtgaaagaagaaatgatCCATCGTTCAGAAAACGAAGTGTTGGGCCAGGGCTGGTTATTTCTCGTAGaaaatagtgaaaaaaaactctttaTATTAACCTGTCAAAACAACGGTACGCCGTATTATTTCCCCAGAAACCAGACATTCGATTTAAACAGCGCAATTTCTATCGACGAGTTTGGTACCTTGAAgcaaatgaaagaaatgattgAAAACTCAACCAAACTGAATGGTAAAGTTCAGGACTGGACCATGCCTCTAATTTGCGTCAACCTATGGGATCATGCCTATTTGCATGATTACGGCGTTGGAAACAGATCTGAGTACGTGAAGAATGTTCTTGATAACTTGAATTGGTCAGTGGTCAATAATAGATTATTCTCTGATATGTCCAAATAA